The Topomyia yanbarensis strain Yona2022 chromosome 3, ASM3024719v1, whole genome shotgun sequence nucleotide sequence ctagtcttgtgaaccaatCGACTccgctcaacaaattgggtaaatgtttgttatcgagaaggagtcatcaaaagacaccgctgcatagtggtAGGAAACCCCAGAAACGCGAACTTAATTGACTAGAGGCCAaatcatcgaatatattcacagggtatctttggacaaattgttcgtaagaatattccccacaacctgataaaaattaaaattaggcatggtttactacgatcaaattaaaaaaaaaaactttttatgctaacgaggtagaaagttggtgtcttcgacaaagttttagaaatgctcgtaataaagaattttgtagAACTAGTAGAACTTGTAGGATTTACTGTTATTgatttgtaaagcgttttctatggcaacaccctcaatttttttttaaatgtaactttttccactgtgacttttcgtgcaaaccgtgCTCCAGAAAAATGTGGAggaggcattaaaaccacatattattgttgaagactgttaagttaaaaacattacaaaatgagcttacaaccttcttacctttattatgcgtagtccgGACATTGAAAATAATGCCTGTtcgtccattttggtttgcacctttctctcttatacgcagttgaacttggtgtaaaaaaaaattaaaattcttcaataactataaaatttttatatgcagttttcaacaatatttttacatgcagtcttcaacaaagaatttaagttttacatgcagtcttcaacaataatatgaagttttaatacctcaacatttgtctgaaACATCGTTTGCGCGAAAAGTCGCagcgaaaaaagctatattaaaaAGCTAAATTTAAGGGGTTGTTTTAGACAAaactttataaatcgataatattaggtcctacaagctcaagttgttgaagaaaattcttcattatgagcatacctaaaactttgtcgaagacaccaacttttttcctagtcagtataaaaagttaatttttgtagttcaatcatagtaagccatgccttaatttaatttttatcaggttgtggggaatattcttatgaacaattcctccaaagataccctatgtgtatattcaatggtttggcctctagtgacgtttttggcatttccgaccactgtgcgttgcctgttggctcgtggtggattcggattggtttgtagtagttgttaagccaaccgactaaacttcAACCTTTTGTATCTcgcaatcctcatccatccggggcaaccgttaagtactgctttagtaaggattgtgttcttgcttattttgttttgtgtgaaTCGTCAtatttttatccatagctacttttccttacttgctgtcaaaccttcgtgatatatctcacctgctcaggtctgctgcaaatatcgtacccTGTTGGTACATGAATCGATCcgggggtgtcgaccataaggatttacatctgtttaaAACCACCTTCGCCGGGTTTCTTATACTTCTTAGTGCTAGTCgatcctatttatctgctagctggagCTGAGAACATATTGGCGGtagtatttcaccctataccgatgcccatttcgcgatccatttcgctgccactctaacggaataatcatcggcggtaaaatttcctctacacccaaaacggtgagctcagattttctgtttttgggctcacaatctcattcccaaaagcaatcctttttgaacattgagctgttcgcgcacaattcgggatgagcgcaacgctcacgcaaaaaaaacgatgacacacactcacacacaaggaaactttgttagtatttaGTTTCGTATCTTTCTTCTAAACCTTACATTCCCCCCACCCAACCACCACAAGCAATGTCATCACCATTGCTGCtgcattgcattttgttttgtttcattcttttcttcgctgctataaatagctcgtgacctgaaacttctagtaaaaaaaaaccttatatCAGATTCAAGATTAGAACCGACAAACATCTAATCGGTAAAAACACCTCTTTATTGCCCGTACCATGACGACACACCGGTGGAGTAGTATAATGGCGTATATAAAGCTTCACACTTATGATGAGTGAGATAATATCGTTTGCATCCCGCCGCCGCGTCGGTATTTCAGCATCGTCAttgacgcattttgctttgtaccatttccccgctgttattaatattttgtttgtatgtatgtgttgggaaCTAAGCCTTACTAGAAAAAAGATTAACGGGTAGCATCAAGACTGGAACCGACAAACATCCACTCGCTAAAACGCCTGCTTTACACCTTATGCCATAACGACACATAATGAGCAATCGTTCGAATGGGCTGTATAAACTTCGCATCATTGCAGCAGTGATCACAAATGGGACAGTATGGAGACatggtatgtgttattcaagttatccCTGCACTACATGAGCCAACAGTGTGTAGCTATGGGGTACGATATTGTATTccacaagtatgaggttggttTAACACTAATGCATcgtttgggagcttttcgctcacagtttgagagcgaaaaaaacagaatcaattccgctctcaacgattcgttttgggtgtagacaacgttatcccgattttctccaacttcgtgtttttcctgTGTTTatttgcgattcattacaaaaggctgaggatctttgtgacacttcactTACACTagtagcacactatagtaatagcagaaatacacagaaatacctttattgtgtttatttattatatgtctctttaaaaatcaaaaattggtatTTTTACTTACCGGACGAAACTTtttctatttctgcaaaaagctcatcaaaccgaatttctagtgttctcttggtttgtcatagatgaACTTTATCACAGTGAGACAATGATCATATGTATACCACGGTAGATCGATGATGATCAGAGTctcgaaaaattaaaatctGAACCAGGTatttttactaagaagtgtgtgtcacttataagtgaatgaatcctattagcagaatgtagaacacttgcaaatcttatcttacgaaataaagtgacactgaaggttgcaatgatgtgcgtaagGATTACTTGAAAATATCCATACTAAGAAATAATCGTATAGCATaagataccgtaaaccggggtgacattgatcacttttcgaagtaatcattacatatttctagacgcaacacattttttcaagtttaatatttttaaaccatgtactgatgtatggagaataagattggatggttttacctaaaattgtccgcttacagctgtttttccaaaaatgatttcaagttgaagtccgttttcgtattccgggtgactttgataacctgcatgttcacccacattaaattATCATTGTCAATGTTTTTGATTGCAATGCTTGTTTAAACTGATTCTGGAAagatattcattgttaaatagatgttaattggtattatacaaagtatttcaatgtactgtaaaattcgagtaactaGAATTCCTATACATACTTGTGAACACAATAAACCACTTCtaagttcgtcgctgttgtgctatcttatgacaagcgccatttagcatattccgagaaaaacgatttttaaagtttgacatTGAAtagcttgaaacttataaatggtataaacaattcaaagaatacaattgatgcttctatctattctgtattaatctctcaaatattacgaagatcggttgactatgttgcgagtttttactataaatgtaaacaaaagtcgcactcacacgtgtcataggtgtgcatTGATGGctaaatttgtatggcgtgtcataatcgcgcatggaaaatttttcatagaaaaaaatcaccaattatgaTCTTTTATTCATagctttggcttcatttggtctataaacaatctgtTAGTTGCATCTTGAagaaaatgagtcagggaatctagaaaaaatagttatttttggtttcagtgttgccaaacatgctatatttccaatttaaaacttaaactgcttTTTTCACACAATGCgtgcatttttattttgaaaattattataccATTGTGTATCTCGGATAGttttaaacataaaaacatcttatacatcaagatatcttgagccaatccccatacACAGTTAATTgaagtaaaaaattgaaaatttctccgtacgtttctcgctatatctcagtaagcaagcagaatgtcaaaattttgaaaacgccactttgtagagattttttagccaagtgatgtggcatatctaactcagtttaccccaaaatggcgtttgtcataagatagcacaacagcgacgagttacGATGTTCCGCAAGTGAAGAGGATCTGTTTGCTGATGATACCTACTGAGGTTGAACCTTATTTTTAGCTTGTCCTTTATGCATAAAGACAgttttaaaccaattttctccttagggagtaATATAGCATTTACTATCATTCGCCTGTTTAGACATCAAAATATGGTTTGTAATTCTTGTAGTTTTGATGTTTGATTTTGTTCGAGTAAGGAGTTTAACCTGCACCATTAGGTTTGTTGCAGTACAAGCTTCTTGCTACCAGTTGCACCGGAGCAAagagaaacaaaaatttactCCGATTTTCTTTTTGTATACTCCGGAGTACTTCTAGTTTCTCCTGGTCGAAATGAATTGAGCGTCTTACCATGAACCAAGAAAACTAGAATAACTTTCACatcaaataaaatagtttattgaaATAAGTACAGAATTAGATTCCaccaatgattattttcaaataCCTGGTACATGATTTGGATCGTTTACTTTCCAGCCAACTTTTGGCCAAAGTGCAAATCTCAACACTAGCCTTCTGGGTTTTCATAGGAAACTAATTGTCTTACATCTTTCTTCGTGTTTTCCTGCTTTACTTTATTAAGTAGGTATTGATTACATTTTATCACATCGACTTAAACATGAATGACTGTTTTACACTTCATGACTAGATACGGCTTATTACACATCAATTTATCTCTCTATAGGTAGTTGAGCTTACTTATAATTAGGTAGAAATAGTGTTAGTAAGCAGAGGCGTCGTGACCGTAGGGCAGGACTGAATGAGAAACCGGTCACTGTTCATTCCGAGGTGGTCAATGCACGGGCATGATGAGGTGATATCCTCTGTGTCAGCTAAACTATTGTCAGATTTGCGAGTGCTGCTGTCGGATATCACTTCCATCAAAGCGTCATCGCTGTAACTGGAAAAATATCATAAAATTAGTTAATACTATGCATACGTCAATAGTATGCTCTTACCGATGATAGCGGTGTTGCTCCAGCATAGACCCACTTGCAAATCTCAGTCTTTTTGGTGACTCTAGACTAGATGAACGTGGCAGTGAACTACGTTGTGCTATGGCACGATTTTTCAGTGAACTTCGTACTCCCGCAAGGCTGTTTTGACTTTTTAGCATTCCGAGATATTTATTCAGTGCACGTGACCCTCGCCTTTCAGACCGTTCCTGGGTTCGTTTAGCTCTTGCCTCAGGATCCTCTCCAACGAGCCAAAAAGTTCGCTGCTCGCCTTTCCCTTTCATCGAAATCAATCCCCGATCTTCGAAATGGTACCCTTCAAGTGAATCAAGAATTTCTTTGGTTTGTAGGCTACAGTGGATTTTCAATGGCAGTCCAGTTGATTCCATACGTGAAGCTGTATTCACAGTATCCCCGAAAAGGCAATAGCGAGGCATTTTCAGACCGACGACTCCTGCGCATACTGGACCTGAGTGGATACCGATTCTCAAATACAGCCGATCGTCTGGCCTGTGACGAATTTTGAACTCGGAGACAGCATCCAACAGCTGAAGAGACATCGAAGCAATTTCCCCAGCATGCGTTAATCCGTTGCGAATCGGAAGTCCAGAGACCACCATATAAGCATCGCCAATTGTTTCCACCTTATATACATCGTAATGGCCGATAATGGAATCAAAACATGTGTAAAGATCATTTAAAAAGTCTACCACTTGCAGTGGAGTACTTTCTGCAGACATCGATGTGAATCCAACGATGTCGCTAAAATATATCGTGACTAGATCGTAGCTCTCAGCCTCAACCTTGTGCCCTCTTTTTAGCTGTTCAGCTACTGGCCTCGGTAGCATCTCTAACAGCAGGGCTTCCGTCTTTTTCTTTTCTTCCTGCAGTTGATCTGTTCGTTCATCCACTAGCTGTTCTAGGTTATTTGTGTACTTTTCCATCATGGCCATCATATTATCAAATATATTCGGTTTCATACCCTTTCGCAATACCCGTAGTTTATTTCTGATAATTTTGAAATCTGGTCGATCTTCTGGCTTTTCTGCCCAACATTCCTTCAAACATTCACGAACACAATCGAAGGAAGTTTCCAGCGGTTGGATAGCTGGTCGAAACGGTGTATTTGGGTCTAAAGGATGCAATATCCGTTTAAGACATTCCGCTGCGGTGCATTCGATTTCCCCGAATGGACCTCTACGAGTGAATATCTCGTATAAAACTATACCAAAAGAATAAATATCTCCTTTTGGAGTCCCAGCAACGCAGTACGATGGTCCAGCACGTAAAAGCTCCGGTGCTCGATAGAGAAGCTCTAAAATGTGAAATAGGTTATCTATTAGGTTGcccagaaaaaaatcaaatttgaaaaaacttgaTCGGCCCACATCTGAGTTAATTTCCTGTTACACCAGGAGTGTATGCTCCAAATTAGAATTAAATCGGACAATTATTGTTACCAGATTAAAAATTGTCCATGCTGTTTAACTAAACCTCACTCTTTTTTCATAAATACATAAAGTTCATGGGCATAAGCGGTGATCATACCTTCGTCCgtgtcccttatcacctatttttattggcACTGCTATCTTTGAATTAATTATGAAACCAATTTATTCCGAACATATTCTATAGGAAATAAGTTGTAtcgtttatttcattttttgtaattttaaatgttcattgATTTGCTAacattgtaagggaacatgtATTCGCCTGGTGATACCAATTGAGTTCACTTTTTCTTGGACTGAGCGAACTaatttcttgtttattgtttatttgattatCTAAAGAACAAATCAACAGCGCATTTCTGTCTAAGTGGAATAATGACTGTTGAATCACGTTTGAtggctgagaaatgacaattcGTGAGAAGGATCGAAAACCATATTCATTATACTCATTGTTCTAATTGTATCGAATATGAACTTTTGAGTAGCATTCGGACTATATTATTAAATGCCATGTTAACCATCGTTCATCATGAGCATAATAATATGATTGATTGATTATGATTTTAAACGGCGAGAATTTATTATTTCTTGAATCTTTTGCATTTTCTGGCGTTAGTACATTGCTGGTTTGAATTATAAAATTAGATTTTATTTGCTCTTGTGATCTCTAATCTAATTATGTCCGCATCATCGGTTAGATGATCGACAAACAAAGTCGGTCGTTTCGTGTGTTGAAGTATTATTTTATAAcgttcaaaatgcatttcagtTAGCATAACAACGCACGCGAATAATGATAACATAAGAACAGGCATCTTATTCAATAGTTCGTGGTGATAGAAGCCAATATATAATTGTAAATTCTATTTCTTATAATAGTACCAAAGTTTACACACGATGAATAATGCTAAAAGTCatcgcttttcattatattttattgttgtTGGGATGTCGTGTTTCGCCTAAAAAAAACAAGGGCTAATAAAAACCTTCCTGTACCGTTTAGAATCAAACATAAGGAACACTCTCGACAGTCGTTTTTCCTATGTTGATGTTACACTTTTTACAAACTCAGAGTTTTCGTATTAAATCAAATATAAGATAGATCTATTATAAATTTATAGCAGTCGGCTGCCCAGAGTAATAAACGTATAATAATACTTCTGTTAGTTCAATACATCGTATCACTTATTCAGGTGAATCCAGATGTATGTAACTCCACCTCATCCCACTTACAAAAACTTCTTCCCGTCGCAAACGTGAGATGGAGaaaattccatttaaaataaaGCACGTTGTACCGATAGTTAGATTGCCCTTTTATGCAATTGTGATGTTTACACCAATAAGAATGTTTGTTAGAAAATCAATTTATGCGTTTGGTTATGTTTTTAAAAGCCGGATTAATATAGCAACTATCTGTTCTGTACTAATTTTGTATACAATCCTTCGGAGAACATCACCAATTGctttaatttttactttttttgtaaAACCCTTGTGAATTTTAGTTACATCGCTTGTAAAAAACAGCGCCAGAAAAGTAAATTAATCCAAAACCTGATCAAAATCATTGGTATGTGCTCTTTAATTGTGTAGTGTGATGTTTTCCGCATCATTTGACAGATTATTGATTATTAAATTTGTGTTAACCTACGTTACAATAGGTTTCATTCGACCAGTTTTAGCTTCTTTTGTGCATTTTGTTCTCAAATATTATGAGTTTAATTCAAAAGTTCAGGAGGGTCTGAAGCGATTTTTATTTTTCGTCCAGAACCCTCCAATACACGTTATAAGCGTTGCGTTAAACGAAAAACcttcaaaataattttgatcaGGTTGGTATATTGAATGCTCCACTGTGCAGCGAttcaatttcactgttttcatgcAATTCTGTCGTTCATATATTATTGATGGCATTTAAAACTGGACTCCATAAAAGTGCGATTTTTCTCATAAAAGTGCGCTTTTACATTGAATCGTTTTCATGTATGAGGCGCACTTATTCCTCGTTGGATAATACATAAGTGCGTAATAGACACCAAGACAATTCAATGTAAAAGCGCAGTTTTATAAGCGTTTCCGCACTTTTAGTCGCACTTATTATGTGCGCAATGCGCTATACAAACCAAATGCGTCGTGTATTTTCAACCATTCAACGATTTCAATCGAATCATCTGATCGGGAATTTGTTCAAATCTCAGAGATTGTATGTGGTTGTCTGGCCAGATGGCCACTTCCAGATTTATTTGGATATTTCGTAGGGTATGTCCGAGGGCaatttaatacattttcataATTTCCCAGTATTTTGCCTCAATTATTATAAAATGTACTTGTCGGAATCACATAGATCATTTCCGGGGAACGTGGAAGCGGTGAATCCAAAATGTCTACCATGTCTGAAATATTTGTTCCTGAATATACTTGTCATGCGTAAAGTTGTCCGAACTCACGGGGAAACTTTCCGGTCCATTTCGGTGATTACACATACCGGTTCTTCAGACGAgattgaattaaatgaatgtTCCTGTCACACGACACAACAAATTATATCAAATCGGTTTTCTGTGAATGATTCTGTCGCATGTAAAGTCATCGGGGCACACGGGAACACTTTATAATCGATTCCGGTTATTCCTCATTTGGAGTCACCAGGACACATGAAGCTACTTTATTACTGATTTTGGAATACGGAAGTTAGGACCAAACAATTCTAGTAATTAATGCTATCATGTGGCACATCAAACTCTGTGATCTGTAATGAATGCAATTATATTTGAAGACATTTGGATACAGTGGCCCACTTAACGACCGATCCCGGTAATTACGGATACCGCTTCTGCAGCAATTGGTTTTAGTGAATATTCTTGACACGCTGcccgagcaaagtcgaacatcaaaattacaacaagtagaattaatattttgataatagcTATAATTATTTTGCtataaattttagattttttaaatatgacatcaaattttgatctctTTTTGCTATCCTTGTTTCTTAGAAGAATTTCCTATGCTTATATTTCTTTGGTAAAACATCAAAgtgaatacatattttgttattaaaaaaattcaacatgTCAATGAGCTTTCAATTTTCTCTCACTCATAgcagaattagttttctgtttgatgtcataggacaattttgctgcactccattttgatcttttaaccgttaaaacgaccaaaataacAACAACCTGAGTAATTATTTGCCGAACATCTGTAGAGCCGTAAATATTTCCCTAGAACATTataacatcaagtttagttttcaatttgttgtcagacgggtgcacatcaaattacattttatttatttatttatttatttatttatttattttgcatGACACGTTTATTCAAATACAAGCCTTTCACGGATATGCATTGCAGATTATGGATTCACTACGTCTTCTTTATGGTTGCAAGATTAATTTAGAATGAATTCAATTTATACATTAGTATACAATGCCATACTAATGCCAATAACAAAATAATCTATGGAAAATAAATGGAAATTACTTAAATTTGCTTTAGATAGACGGAATTTTCGTATAAATTCGATGCCGGTTGTCTGAATAAATAAACATATACATTCTGTGATAATTGAATATATTCCGGATTATTTGTAGTGGGTTGGTTGGAATTTTGATAATTAGAACCAATTGTGCACCAACAACAATGATCGAAAATTAAAGCTACTGTAAAAATTTTCACCAAGATACACGTTTTTACATTATGGTGTtattaaaaattcaagttgaAAAAAATAGGCTAAGCCCGCTGCTTTATAAGGAGCATTCTAATTTGAACATGGAAACTCATCATTCAAATATATACGGTTGGAAAAAGTTTTTATCGACTTAAATTTGATCATACAGTTAATTAGAATACCACCCTAGCCATGATTTCTACCACAAGATAGTCTTATCTAGCCCCTTAACATTATTTGGGGTACAATAAGCACCACAACATTACTTGAGATACAACAGCTAAAGAGTAAAATGTTTTGTCTTGCTAAATAAGCGTTTCATATTAAATTGCACTGGCACGTCACTTTGAAAAAATAGCGTTGACGTCACTCTGTTTTTCGCGTTTCAAAAGgctattttgcatatttttttaaaagcaagtgcactggaagATGTGAACTTTCGTAGGGAACTTAAGAATATCGAAGAGtgaaatttgaccaaagtggcgtttacgtcACTGTTGCATACAAGGGTAGTGGACCAGTCCGATTTGGTTCAAACTTGTAACTGACActcttggtgggactaggaatcgacaaAAAGATGGCCGATCTTATTCATGTTACGTTCTCAAGCgcacaaaaatttatgatcagATTACTAACTTTCGGATTTTTCCTCAAATTTCTTCTTCTCCCCAGGAACATCCTCTGCTCCCTGCTTAAATGCATATAGTCCAAAATCGCTCAATTTGACTACCCATCTCGAATCTATTAGGCAATTCGAGGTTCTCAACGATCCATGGAAATGCAGCGGTGAGTCGTGTAAGTAAATCATGCCACGCAGAATATCGGCCACTAACGATGCGGTAAACATGTTGTCCAGCTTTACATCTTCGTTTTCCAGTACATCCTAAAATGATTATAGAAACTCAGTTCGTATATGACAAGAGATAAATTTAATCAGTTTACCTTTAAACTTCCTCTTGTACAGTAGTCGGTGATGATGCAAATGTTTGGTGGATCGGTACATGCTCCGATGAACGCGTTCAGATTATCGTGTCGCATATCACGCAGCAGTTTGAGCTCTTTCTTCATTTCTCGGGTAATGTCAATACTTTTCTTGCGAACATACTTGATTGCGTACAGTTGCCCCTTGTACAGTCCAATAGGGGTGAAAATCGTTGAATATCGAAAGTCGGTATCCGGATTAGAGCTAAGGCTCGCTTGACTAGTGCGCACCAACGGATGTGTGGTCTGTAAAATAAAGGTGAGGTAATTAAAGCTACGTTTGGAAACTTGGAACATGTATGCAATATTAGACTGGCTAAAACGTTTATAGAAGTACCAAAGCCTGGAATATCAAACCTTGCACCTGTGTATGTTAATTCGTGTACATATTCCCTTGAACATTTCTGCTTATTTGGTTTACGCGAAATGGTTCCGCAAAAGACtcagtttgtatgggaaaagctCAACAAATACAAGAAGAAGTTTAGTTACTTATGCTTGAATACCTAGTGAGGTTCCCATAAATTTTCAGCTCAAAATGGTCTACCTGATCCTTTCCGGATAAATACGAGATACACTGACAGGGGGAGGAAGGGAATTAGTGtgaaaaaacacgttttttgctatttttgttaaactttgcgtgaagcgaattgatcaaaacttttgtacattatagtgcatcatttcaataacattccgtaattttttattcaaaaatatcgacaaacggcTCGGTGATGACGTTTTTTgttaaaaactacttaaccgatttctttgaAACTTTGcctacacattctatgtaaataATACTTAACCCCTatgttgagttttcgagatattttttcAATCAAGGGGTTTTTTTACTCACTTGGAAAAAATCGctattttcacgaaaaatacccttaatagggatctttaggggtgtgcgggttaaggcattttCTGATGCAGAATAGTACCGTGAGtaaatatctcagtcctttttcaatttttaggccTTTAGTTtgttaggacaataacacatccaaacccatacgacttgcacgactctctAGGTtaccttatcagatctaccatagtttgcagatgaaacttgggaagactggctgctagcggattgcagaagtaccagatcatgctgtgtggggtgctgtcccagttaacaatgaggcgaacgagatattttcagatacgtcatttagtaggacaactgtcagtttgttggttgaacttaatttgttttttttaattcaaaaatcagaaaataatgattaaggtttaagaatgataataatgtactcgtaaggacacccgctaacAATACATATGGaaaactgacgatttttttccaaattaaagatccctattgaaaaattatctcgaaaactgaACGTTGGGGTCTAAAAGAATTGTTTATTATGCTTATCGGGCTGATAGGACTGCAGGTTGTAGCTTAAAAGATATCCCTTGCAACTATTCTGCTAGTTATTATTTGTATTCTAGTGTGTATAAATGACTGTTTTGTTCGACAatcagaaatattttaaaattttaatatgttacGGCTAAGTCACAAAGAACAGACGTCCAGATTcgaacaaacaagtttaaaatCCTTGTTTAGTTATTTGAACAAATATCCGCGAAGCCATTACGACAACCATACTGGCATATCCCAATATAATTATAATGGTGACCTTGGATGTGCCTTTTACTCAAAAAAAATAAGTCTAAAATATACTTCCCCTCTGAGCATATTTCAAATTGTTGTTGGTTTTTAGTGGATTTTCGGCTTTCACGGTCTAGAAAATAAGAACGGCTGTTgtatactgcccgacgtttcggccactggCTTTGACCTTTTTCAG carries:
- the LOC131692403 gene encoding guanylate cyclase 32E, which gives rise to MKFEYIALKTAEEVSSAVQWNLPVHYHQQVNVRNGWRGRSIRCKRCCSSRAGCELMFVAVVVIILISFTVMIGGDVFTVGYITGSQRRPGDREYARPGLQISGAITLATEEVNELFFKRHGHKLQFEVAETYGEEVSSIRKTADLWTNDVIGYIGPQETCVHEGRMAAAFNLPMISYFCTHNETSNKKHFPTFARTRPPDLQISKSVVSLLLACNWTQVTFFYRASDDAEYDAVAETLKTTLKSNGVRIRAVRTWSTIYHHGYSSNPFDRLVDETFMETRIYLVLGHHDEHIGLLVSLWRKELLAAGEYFVVGVDLEQYDAALPKKYMHGLLQPEPDRETVQALQHYLGVVPSAPIMFEEFAVKVNKYLELPPFNYRNPLVYFGGVKQIRAEAAYLYDAVHLYANALLRVLLDGGNPKNGTAIIEAIKGRAYVSAMGYLIHIDENGDATGNYTILARKPIPSTSSEREYGLVPVGRFSTPNANQATDIKLFDTIEWVGSGPPIAEPLCGFRGEKCISYTGEISAGVAGGALLLLGVVSLVLYRNWRYEQELDSLLWKVDFKDIQMHENEKETAGQKLTRTTHPLVRTSQASLSSNPDTDFRYSTIFTPIGLYKGQLYAIKYVRKKSIDITREMKKELKLLRDMRHDNLNAFIGACTDPPNICIITDYCTRGSLKDVLENEDVKLDNMFTASLVADILRGMIYLHDSPLHFHGSLRTSNCLIDSRWVVKLSDFGLYAFKQGAEDVPGEKKKFEEKSEKLLYRAPELLRAGPSYCVAGTPKGDIYSFGIVLYEIFTRRGPFGEIECTAAECLKRILHPLDPNTPFRPAIQPLETSFDCVRECLKECWAEKPEDRPDFKIIRNKLRVLRKGMKPNIFDNMMAMMEKYTNNLEQLVDERTDQLQEEKKKTEALLLEMLPRPVAEQLKRGHKVEAESYDLVTIYFSDIVGFTSMSAESTPLQVVDFLNDLYTCFDSIIGHYDVYKVETIGDAYMVVSGLPIRNGLTHAGEIASMSLQLLDAVSEFKIRHRPDDRLYLRIGIHSGPVCAGVVGLKMPRYCLFGDTVNTASRMESTGLPLKIHCSLQTKEILDSLEGYHFEDRGLISMKGKGEQRTFWLVGEDPEARAKRTQERSERRGSRALNKYLGMLKSQNSLAGVRSSLKNRAIAQRSSLPRSSSLESPKRLRFASGSMLEQHRYHRYSDDALMEVISDSSTRKSDNSLADTEDITSSCPCIDHLGMNSDRFLIQSCPTVTTPLLTNTIST